Proteins from a single region of Octopus bimaculoides isolate UCB-OBI-ISO-001 chromosome 11, ASM119413v2, whole genome shotgun sequence:
- the LOC106870696 gene encoding uncharacterized protein LOC106870696 isoform X2 yields the protein MSNPEAKTRKMKKIYLILTILSASLFSTGGISAFAMHSFWALHSTDENMAILFFFGLYLMVVEFVLAIVTSSICCCCSGIKKDAVTTQRPENLFLSPVVYPPNVAESHTPLQYPVQPPNAAGAYIPPQYIAQPPNVTGAYLPPQYIAQPPNVTGAYLPPQHIAQPPNVAGAQMHQ from the exons ATGTCAAATCCAGAAGCAAAAACTagaaaaatg aaaaaaatctatttaatttTGACGATTTTATCAGCATCACTGTTTTCAACTGGTGGAATATCTGCTTTTGCTATGCATTCTTTTTGGGCG cTTCACTCTACTGACGAAAATAtggctattttatttttctttggacTATATTTAATGGTTGTGGAATTCGTTTTGGCTATTGTTACTTCATccatttgttgctgctgttcagGAATAAAG AAAGATGCTGTCACAACACAAAGACCAGAAAATTTGTTTCTATCACCAGTTGTTTATCCACCAAATGTTGCTGAATCACATACACCTCTACAATACCCTGTTCAACCTCCAAATGCTGCTGGGGCATATATACCTCCACAATACATTGCTCAACCTCCAAATGTTACTGGGGCATATTTACCTCCACAATACATTGCTCAACCTCCAAATGTTACTGGGGCATATTTACCTCCACAACACATTGCTCAACCTCCAAATGTTGCTGGAGcacaaatgcatcaataa